A genomic stretch from Kribbella amoyensis includes:
- a CDS encoding NAD-dependent protein deacetylase has product MLALAPGASDVGPLAEVVARGRTVVLSGAGISTESGIPDYRGETGSLRTHTPMTYGDFVGSPGGRQRYWARSHLGWRTIARASPNDGHRAVATLQARGYVDGIITQNVDGLHQAGGARDVVELHGNLDRVICLGCQGTFGREELDRRLRAANPVFEAEATRINPDGDVDLPEEAVAGFRVVECARCEDGVLKPDVVFFGENVPKNRVERCYRLIDAADSVLVLGSSLTVMSGFRFVRYAAKAGKQVLIVNQGITRGDLYATHRIDLPLGQALTDLTAALN; this is encoded by the coding sequence GTGCTGGCGCTTGCGCCCGGGGCCTCGGATGTCGGGCCGTTGGCCGAGGTGGTCGCGCGGGGCCGGACCGTGGTCCTGTCCGGGGCCGGGATCTCCACCGAGTCCGGGATTCCCGACTATCGCGGCGAGACCGGCAGCCTGCGCACGCATACCCCGATGACGTACGGCGACTTCGTCGGCAGTCCGGGCGGGCGGCAGCGGTACTGGGCACGCAGTCACCTCGGGTGGCGGACCATCGCTCGCGCTTCGCCCAACGACGGGCATCGCGCCGTCGCCACGCTGCAGGCCAGGGGGTACGTCGACGGCATCATCACGCAGAACGTCGACGGGCTGCACCAGGCCGGCGGGGCGCGCGACGTGGTCGAGCTGCACGGCAACCTGGATCGGGTGATCTGTTTGGGCTGCCAGGGGACATTCGGGCGGGAGGAGCTGGATCGGCGGCTGCGCGCGGCGAACCCGGTGTTCGAGGCCGAGGCGACGCGGATCAACCCGGACGGGGACGTCGATCTACCGGAGGAGGCGGTCGCCGGGTTCCGGGTCGTCGAGTGCGCGCGCTGTGAGGACGGGGTGCTCAAACCCGATGTCGTGTTCTTCGGCGAGAACGTGCCGAAGAACCGCGTCGAACGCTGCTACCGGCTGATCGACGCGGCGGACTCGGTTCTCGTCCTTGGGTCCTCGTTGACCGTGATGTCCGGGTTCCGGTTCGTCCGGTACGCGGCGAAGGCGGGCAAGCAGGTGCTGATCGTCAACCAGGGCATCACCCGCGGGGACCTTTACGCCACCCACCGGATCGACCTGCCGCTCGGCCAGGCCCTGACCGACCTCACCGCCGCCCTCAACTGA
- the truB gene encoding tRNA pseudouridine(55) synthase TruB: MVTPAPTGSVEPPVADGIVVVDKPAGLTSHTVVARIRKLAGTRKVGHAGTLDPMATGVLVVGINRATRLLGHLQLADKSYDATILLGATTTTDDAEGTIVDTAAPTAVGAVTAEAIEAAVAGFRGEISQVPSKVSAIKVDGRRAYQRVRDGEEVALKARSVTVSRYDVTDVRPGVAAIEVDVTVDCSSGTYIRALARDLGAELGVGGHLTMLRRTRVGSFGMDTAHTLEELAEDFTWLPIAQVAGETFPRYDADAEQAAAIRTGRPLSGLKLEPGQTAMFDPSGVFLALYEPHGPVAKPTAVFVS, translated from the coding sequence GTGGTGACCCCCGCACCGACGGGTTCCGTGGAACCGCCGGTTGCCGACGGCATCGTTGTGGTGGACAAGCCGGCCGGGCTGACCTCGCACACCGTGGTGGCGCGGATCCGCAAACTGGCCGGCACCCGCAAGGTCGGCCACGCGGGCACCCTGGACCCGATGGCGACCGGCGTCCTGGTGGTCGGCATCAACCGGGCCACCCGGTTGCTCGGCCACCTCCAGCTCGCCGACAAGTCGTACGACGCCACGATCCTGCTCGGCGCGACCACGACCACGGACGACGCCGAAGGCACCATCGTCGACACCGCCGCACCGACCGCGGTCGGCGCGGTCACGGCCGAGGCGATCGAAGCGGCCGTCGCGGGATTCCGCGGCGAGATCTCCCAGGTGCCGTCGAAGGTGTCCGCGATCAAGGTCGACGGGCGCAGGGCGTACCAGCGGGTGCGCGACGGCGAAGAGGTCGCGTTGAAGGCTCGCAGCGTGACGGTCAGCCGGTACGACGTGACCGATGTCCGGCCGGGTGTCGCCGCGATCGAGGTCGACGTCACGGTCGACTGCTCGAGCGGCACTTACATCCGCGCTCTGGCCCGCGATCTGGGGGCCGAGCTGGGGGTCGGCGGCCACCTGACGATGCTCCGGCGGACCCGGGTCGGATCGTTCGGGATGGACACGGCGCACACGTTGGAGGAGCTGGCGGAGGACTTCACCTGGCTGCCGATCGCGCAGGTGGCGGGGGAGACGTTCCCCCGGTACGACGCGGATGCTGAGCAGGCGGCGGCCATCCGGACGGGGCGCCCGTTGTCCGGGCTGAAGCTGGAGCCGGGTCAGACAGCAATGTTCGACCCGTCGGGCGTCTTCCTGGCCCTCTACGAACCCCACGGCCCAGTAGCCAAACCAACAGCAGTCTTCGTGAGCTGA
- a CDS encoding bifunctional riboflavin kinase/FAD synthetase: protein MRVWHGLDEVGPEFGPSVVTIGNFDGVHRGHQEVLGHARTLAAELGGLPVVALTFDPHPMVVLRPDRAPAAITDAAQRAELLGAAGADAVLVLPFDKDVSNWSPQEFIERVLVNTLHVKAVVVGENFRFGHKAAGHVDTLAEAGASAGFQVVGLTLRGEAQPWSSTYIRELIAAGDVEGAANALGRPLRVTGVVVEGDKRGRELGYPTANIPADPGAAVPLDGVYAGWVTVLEPAAGSPAYGEPLPAAISVGSNPTFDGVDRRVESYVLDRDDLELYGSKIAVDFVARLRGTQIRFDSIDDLLVQMKKDVDAARRSLQGD, encoded by the coding sequence ATGCGTGTCTGGCACGGTTTGGACGAGGTCGGCCCTGAGTTCGGCCCCTCGGTCGTCACCATCGGCAACTTCGACGGCGTGCACCGCGGTCATCAGGAGGTGCTCGGTCACGCGCGGACGCTGGCCGCCGAGCTCGGTGGCCTCCCGGTCGTCGCGCTGACGTTCGACCCGCACCCGATGGTCGTCCTGCGGCCGGACCGGGCTCCCGCGGCGATCACGGACGCCGCGCAGCGGGCCGAGTTGCTCGGTGCCGCCGGCGCGGACGCGGTGCTGGTGCTGCCGTTCGACAAGGACGTGTCGAACTGGTCCCCGCAGGAGTTCATCGAGCGCGTGCTGGTGAACACGTTGCACGTCAAGGCCGTCGTGGTTGGGGAGAACTTCCGCTTCGGTCACAAGGCCGCGGGCCATGTCGACACCCTGGCCGAGGCGGGGGCGTCGGCCGGGTTCCAGGTGGTCGGGCTGACCCTGCGGGGCGAGGCGCAGCCGTGGTCGTCGACGTACATCCGCGAGCTGATCGCCGCCGGTGACGTCGAGGGCGCCGCGAACGCGCTCGGCCGGCCGTTGCGGGTCACCGGCGTCGTGGTCGAGGGCGACAAGCGCGGCCGCGAGCTCGGGTACCCGACCGCGAACATCCCGGCCGATCCCGGCGCCGCGGTGCCGCTCGACGGGGTGTACGCCGGCTGGGTGACCGTGCTCGAACCGGCCGCCGGCAGCCCGGCGTACGGCGAACCGCTGCCGGCCGCGATCAGCGTGGGCAGCAACCCCACCTTCGACGGCGTCGACCGCCGGGTGGAGTCGTACGTGCTGGACCGCGACGACCTCGAGCTGTACGGCTCGAAGATCGCGGTCGACTTCGTGGCCCGGCTCCGCGGCACCCAGATCCGGTTCGACTCGATCGACGACCTGCTGGTCCAGATGAAGAAGGACGTGGACGCGGCGCGCCGCTCGCTCCAGGGTGATTAG
- a CDS encoding SGNH/GDSL hydrolase family protein, with the protein MRFHRVAAALTALVSVSTLSITSTAQAVAPTRDAAPAYQKYVALGDSYTSAPLVPLPELLSLGCVRSTSNYPKLVAAMLRITDFTDVSCGGADTTNMTEPQDTVLGSNPPQFDALTPDTDLVTLGIGGNDFGVFGRIIDTCPKLRASDPTGSPCREKFTVNGVDTLKADLAKTQARIVDVANGIKARAPQATIVLVGYPQIAPASGTCPSILPFADGDYAYLYSIEQELNKAVASAASATGTQYLDTFGPSTGHDACAPDGQAWIQGKDVNLLRALNYHPRFEGQAGVALLTAKQLTGADPTVTAAEQAGFARQARELSRQAAKADLPQAYEASLNRLRTGAQR; encoded by the coding sequence GTGAGATTCCACCGCGTCGCCGCCGCGCTGACCGCGCTGGTGAGCGTGAGCACGTTGTCGATCACGAGCACCGCCCAGGCCGTCGCGCCGACGCGGGACGCCGCCCCGGCGTACCAGAAGTACGTCGCGCTCGGTGACTCGTACACCTCGGCCCCGCTCGTCCCGCTGCCCGAGCTGCTGTCGCTCGGCTGCGTGCGCTCGACCAGCAACTACCCGAAGCTGGTCGCCGCGATGTTGCGGATCACGGACTTCACCGACGTGAGCTGCGGAGGCGCGGACACCACGAACATGACCGAGCCGCAGGACACCGTGCTCGGCAGCAACCCGCCGCAGTTCGACGCGCTCACCCCGGACACGGACCTGGTGACGCTGGGCATCGGCGGGAACGACTTCGGCGTCTTCGGCCGGATCATCGACACCTGCCCGAAGCTGCGGGCGAGCGACCCGACCGGGTCCCCGTGCCGGGAGAAGTTCACGGTGAACGGCGTCGACACGTTGAAGGCCGACCTGGCCAAGACCCAGGCCCGCATCGTGGATGTTGCCAACGGCATCAAAGCCAGGGCGCCGCAGGCAACGATCGTGCTGGTCGGCTACCCGCAGATCGCGCCCGCCTCCGGGACCTGTCCGAGCATCCTGCCGTTCGCGGACGGCGACTACGCGTACCTGTACTCGATCGAGCAGGAGCTGAACAAGGCCGTCGCGTCCGCGGCGAGCGCGACCGGCACGCAGTACCTGGACACCTTCGGCCCGTCCACCGGCCACGACGCCTGCGCCCCGGACGGCCAGGCCTGGATCCAGGGCAAGGACGTGAACCTGCTCCGCGCCCTGAACTACCACCCCCGCTTCGAGGGTCAGGCCGGCGTCGCGCTGCTGACGGCCAAGCAGCTCACCGGCGCCGACCCGACCGTCACCGCCGCGGAGCAGGCCGGGTTCGCCCGGCAGGCCCGCGAGCTGAGCCGGCAGGCGGCGAAGGCCGACCTGCCGCAGGCCTACGAGGCCTCCCTGAACCGCCTACGGACCGGCGCGCAACGCTGA
- a CDS encoding M16 family metallopeptidase, producing the protein MTRAITSTLLSPEQGGPVKRTVLPSGLRVVSQSVPGFRSVTFGVWVGVGSRDEPVHLAGATHFLEHLLFKGTERRDALEISASLDAVGGEMNAFTGKEYTCYYARVLDSDLPLAVDVICDMITSATLTPEDVESERDVIDEEIAMHADETSDHIHDLFAEQLWGESPLGRSITGTPESVAGLTRRQVVGWYRRRYRPDNIVVSVAGNVEHSDVVRLVRKAFERHWVTAEAEPTPVRRGSARRVPTYGGTRVHHRDAEQAHLVLGLPGLARNDRRRFVAGVLHGIVGGGMSSRLFQEVREKRGLAYSVFTFGSAYADSGMVGVYAGCLPKKAPEVLEVVRAELAAIAKGEISADELLRGKGQMRGSVVMGLEDTGAKMTRIAKAELVYGELPTVDEVLHRIDTVTLNDVVDLAAELYAGTPALTVMGPYDESTTAFDL; encoded by the coding sequence GTGACCCGAGCGATCACCAGCACGTTGCTGAGCCCGGAGCAGGGCGGTCCGGTCAAACGGACCGTCCTTCCCTCCGGGCTCCGCGTCGTCTCCCAGTCCGTCCCAGGCTTCCGCTCGGTCACCTTCGGCGTCTGGGTGGGCGTCGGTTCGCGGGACGAGCCGGTCCACCTGGCCGGTGCGACCCACTTCCTAGAACACCTGCTGTTCAAGGGCACCGAGCGCCGGGACGCGCTGGAGATCTCCGCCTCGCTGGACGCGGTCGGCGGCGAGATGAACGCGTTCACCGGCAAGGAGTACACCTGCTACTACGCGCGGGTCCTCGACTCCGACCTGCCGCTCGCGGTGGACGTGATCTGCGACATGATCACCTCGGCGACCCTCACTCCCGAAGACGTCGAGAGCGAGCGGGACGTGATCGACGAAGAGATCGCGATGCACGCCGACGAGACGTCGGACCACATCCACGACCTGTTCGCCGAGCAACTGTGGGGCGAGTCCCCGCTCGGCCGGTCGATCACCGGGACGCCAGAGTCGGTGGCCGGCCTGACCCGCCGGCAGGTCGTCGGCTGGTACCGGCGCCGCTATCGCCCCGACAACATCGTCGTCTCGGTCGCGGGCAACGTCGAGCACTCCGACGTGGTCCGGCTGGTCCGTAAGGCGTTCGAGCGGCACTGGGTCACCGCGGAGGCCGAGCCTACCCCGGTACGCCGGGGGTCGGCGCGCCGCGTCCCGACGTACGGGGGAACGCGGGTCCACCATCGCGACGCCGAGCAGGCGCATCTCGTGCTCGGGTTGCCCGGGCTGGCCCGCAACGACCGGCGCCGGTTCGTCGCCGGGGTGCTGCACGGCATCGTCGGCGGCGGGATGTCGTCGCGGCTGTTCCAGGAGGTCCGGGAGAAGCGCGGCCTGGCGTACTCGGTGTTCACCTTCGGGTCGGCGTACGCGGACTCCGGCATGGTCGGCGTGTACGCGGGCTGCCTGCCGAAGAAGGCGCCCGAGGTGCTCGAGGTGGTCCGGGCCGAGCTGGCCGCGATCGCGAAGGGCGAGATCAGCGCCGACGAACTGCTCCGCGGCAAGGGCCAGATGCGCGGCTCCGTGGTGATGGGGCTGGAGGACACCGGCGCCAAGATGACCCGGATCGCCAAGGCCGAGCTGGTCTACGGCGAGCTGCCCACCGTCGACGAGGTGCTGCACCGGATCGACACGGTCACCCTGAACGACGTCGTCGACCTCGCCGCCGAGCTGTACGCGGGCACCCCGGCGCTCACCGTGATGGGCCCGTACGACGAGTCCACCACCGCCTTCGACCTCTGA
- the rpsO gene encoding 30S ribosomal protein S15, producing MSSVDAATKKKIMGEYALTEGDTGSPEVQVALLTHRIAHLTDHLKEHKHDHHSRRGLLLLVGQRRRLLNYLAKKDINRYRSLIERLGLRR from the coding sequence GTGTCATCTGTTGATGCCGCAACGAAGAAGAAGATCATGGGTGAGTACGCTCTGACCGAGGGTGACACCGGTTCTCCCGAGGTCCAGGTCGCGCTGCTGACCCACCGGATCGCGCACCTCACCGATCACCTCAAGGAGCACAAGCACGACCACCACAGCCGTCGTGGTCTGCTGCTGCTCGTCGGCCAGCGCCGCCGGCTGCTGAACTACCTGGCGAAGAAGGACATCAACCGCTACCGATCGCTGATCGAGCGGCTCGGCCTCCGCCGCTGA
- a CDS encoding polyribonucleotide nucleotidyltransferase, producing MEGAEFAEAVIDNGTFGTRTIRFETGRLAQQAAGSAAAYLDGDTMVLSATTASKKPKDQFDFFPLTVDVEERMYAAGRIPGSFFRREGRPSEEAILTCRLIDRPLRPSFVSGLRNEIQVVITVLALNPDKLYDVLAINAASMSTQLAGLPFSGPIGGVRVALIEGQWVAFPTHTELEDAVFDMVVAGRVTDSGDVAIMMVEAESTPETFDKVAAGTQAPTEEIVAQGLEASKGFIKTLVEAQADLAARAAKPTGEFPVFPDYADDAFAAVEAAATEELSQALTIAGKHERESATDAVKAAVVDKLAADFEGREKELSAAFRSLTKKLVRQRVLKDKVRIDGRGLADIRPLKAQVRVLPRVHGSALFERGETQIMGVTTLNMLRMEQQLDTLSPETRKRYMHNYNFPPYSTGETGRVGSPKRREIGHGALAERALVPVLPSREDFPYALRQVSEALGSNGSTSMGSVCASTLSLLSAGVPLKAPVAGIAMGLISGEVDGKTEYVALTDILGAEDAFGDMDFKVAGTKDFVTALQLDTKLDGIPASVLAGALTQAKDARLTILDVMAKAIDAPGEMSEFAPRVISVKVPVDKIGEVIGPKGKMINQITEDTGADISIEDDGTVYIGATDGPSAEAARAAINAIANPTMPEKGERYLGTVVKTTNFGAFISLLPGKDGLLHISKLRGLAGGKRVEAVEDVLSVGQKLQVEIAEIDDRGKLSLIPVVEGDDDKKADESAE from the coding sequence ATGGAGGGCGCGGAATTCGCCGAAGCCGTGATCGACAACGGCACTTTCGGCACCCGGACCATTCGCTTCGAGACGGGCCGGCTGGCCCAGCAGGCCGCCGGTTCGGCCGCCGCGTACCTCGACGGCGACACGATGGTGCTGTCGGCCACCACGGCCAGCAAGAAGCCCAAGGACCAGTTCGACTTCTTCCCGTTGACGGTCGACGTCGAGGAGCGGATGTACGCCGCGGGCCGGATCCCCGGCTCGTTCTTCCGCCGCGAGGGCCGGCCCTCGGAAGAGGCGATCCTGACCTGCCGGCTGATCGACCGCCCGCTGCGGCCGTCGTTCGTGTCCGGCCTGCGGAACGAGATCCAGGTCGTCATCACCGTCCTGGCGCTGAACCCGGACAAGCTGTACGACGTGCTGGCGATCAACGCCGCGTCGATGTCCACCCAGCTCGCCGGCCTGCCGTTCTCCGGCCCGATCGGCGGCGTCCGCGTCGCGCTGATCGAGGGCCAGTGGGTCGCCTTCCCGACCCACACCGAGCTCGAGGACGCCGTCTTCGACATGGTGGTCGCGGGCCGGGTCACCGACTCCGGTGACGTCGCGATCATGATGGTCGAGGCCGAGTCGACCCCGGAGACCTTCGACAAGGTCGCCGCGGGCACCCAGGCGCCGACCGAGGAGATCGTCGCCCAGGGCCTGGAGGCCTCGAAGGGCTTCATCAAGACCCTGGTCGAGGCGCAGGCCGACCTGGCCGCGCGGGCCGCGAAGCCGACCGGCGAGTTCCCGGTCTTCCCGGACTACGCCGACGACGCGTTCGCCGCCGTCGAGGCCGCCGCGACCGAGGAGCTGTCGCAGGCCCTCACCATCGCCGGCAAGCACGAGCGCGAGAGCGCCACCGACGCGGTCAAGGCCGCCGTGGTGGACAAGCTGGCCGCCGACTTCGAGGGCCGCGAGAAGGAGCTGTCCGCGGCGTTCCGGTCGCTGACCAAGAAGCTGGTCCGGCAGCGCGTGCTCAAGGACAAGGTCCGCATCGACGGCCGCGGGCTGGCCGACATCCGGCCGCTCAAGGCCCAGGTGCGGGTGCTGCCGCGGGTGCACGGTTCGGCGCTGTTCGAGCGCGGCGAGACCCAGATCATGGGTGTCACCACGCTGAACATGCTCCGGATGGAGCAGCAGCTGGACACGCTGTCGCCGGAGACCCGCAAGCGGTACATGCACAACTACAACTTCCCGCCGTACTCGACCGGTGAGACCGGCCGGGTGGGGTCGCCGAAGCGCCGCGAGATCGGTCACGGCGCGCTGGCCGAGCGGGCCCTGGTGCCGGTGCTGCCGTCGCGCGAGGACTTCCCGTACGCGCTGCGTCAGGTGTCCGAGGCCCTCGGGTCGAACGGCTCGACCTCGATGGGGTCGGTCTGCGCCTCCACGCTGTCGCTGCTGTCCGCCGGTGTGCCGCTGAAGGCCCCGGTCGCCGGCATCGCGATGGGTCTGATCTCCGGTGAGGTCGACGGCAAGACCGAGTACGTCGCGCTGACCGACATCCTGGGCGCCGAGGACGCGTTCGGCGACATGGACTTCAAGGTCGCCGGTACCAAGGACTTCGTCACCGCCCTGCAGCTGGACACCAAGCTGGACGGCATCCCGGCCAGCGTGCTCGCCGGTGCGCTGACCCAGGCCAAGGACGCCCGCCTGACGATCCTGGACGTGATGGCCAAGGCCATCGACGCGCCGGGTGAGATGAGCGAGTTCGCGCCGCGGGTCATCTCGGTGAAGGTCCCGGTCGACAAGATCGGCGAGGTGATCGGGCCGAAGGGCAAGATGATCAACCAGATCACCGAGGACACCGGCGCCGACATCTCGATCGAGGACGACGGCACCGTCTACATCGGCGCCACCGACGGTCCCTCGGCCGAGGCGGCCCGGGCCGCGATCAACGCGATCGCGAACCCGACCATGCCGGAGAAGGGCGAGCGGTACCTCGGGACCGTCGTCAAGACCACCAACTTCGGGGCGTTCATCAGCCTGCTGCCCGGCAAGGACGGCCTGCTGCACATCTCGAAGCTGCGCGGCCTGGCCGGTGGCAAGCGGGTCGAGGCGGTCGAGGACGTGCTCTCGGTCGGCCAGAAGCTCCAGGTCGAGATCGCCGAGATCGACGACCGCGGCAAGCTGTCGCTGATTCCGGTGGTCGAGGGCGACGACGACAAGAAGGCCGACGAGTCCGCCGAGTGA
- a CDS encoding LLM class flavin-dependent oxidoreductase: MKYGFVMPYGDARAAAELAGIAEAHGWDGFFVWESIWGIDAWAMLAAAAMTTERIRLGTMLTPLPRRKPWDVAGQTSTVDNLSNGRVILSVGLGVTGDDRFWLFEDDPGRKVRAELMDESLEMLRYLWRDEAFEFTGKHYRSRKIADLMPPAPPPPVQQPRIPTWVVGAWPRPRSMRRAALQDGWLPNFAPVVEPGEKPGELTPKELAEGVEWIRKERADHGLSMDGYDIVSEGTTKADDPDAAATVRPWAEAGATWWIDADWSSMDPVVVRAEAERRLTAGPPRIA; the protein is encoded by the coding sequence ATGAAGTATGGATTCGTGATGCCTTATGGGGATGCTCGTGCCGCGGCTGAGCTGGCTGGGATTGCGGAGGCTCATGGGTGGGACGGGTTCTTCGTCTGGGAGTCGATCTGGGGGATCGATGCCTGGGCGATGCTGGCCGCCGCCGCCATGACGACCGAGCGGATTCGGCTCGGGACCATGCTCACGCCGCTGCCTCGGCGGAAGCCCTGGGATGTCGCCGGGCAGACTTCGACGGTCGACAACCTGAGCAACGGGCGGGTGATTCTTTCCGTCGGGCTCGGGGTGACCGGTGACGATCGGTTCTGGCTGTTCGAGGACGATCCCGGGCGCAAGGTCCGGGCCGAGCTGATGGACGAGTCGCTCGAGATGCTGCGGTACCTCTGGCGGGACGAGGCCTTCGAGTTCACCGGCAAGCACTATCGCTCCCGGAAGATCGCGGACCTCATGCCGCCCGCTCCGCCGCCGCCCGTGCAGCAGCCGCGGATCCCGACCTGGGTGGTCGGTGCCTGGCCTCGACCGCGGTCGATGCGGCGGGCCGCCTTGCAGGACGGCTGGCTGCCGAACTTCGCTCCCGTCGTCGAGCCCGGCGAGAAGCCGGGGGAGCTGACCCCGAAGGAGCTGGCCGAGGGTGTCGAGTGGATCCGGAAGGAGCGCGCGGACCACGGGCTCTCGATGGACGGCTACGACATCGTCAGCGAAGGCACCACCAAGGCCGACGACCCCGACGCCGCCGCAACCGTCCGCCCGTGGGCCGAGGCCGGCGCGACCTGGTGGATCGACGCCGACTGGTCCTCGATGGACCCGGTCGTCGTCCGCGCCGAAGCCGAGCGCCGCCTCACCGCCGGCCCACCCCGAATCGCCTGA